TTATATCTCCAAAAATGTTTGAAAAATACGAGGAAATAGCGTATAATTTAGGCTTTACAAGGGTGAGCTCAGGACCGTTTGTCAGGAGTTCCTATCATTCAACCTGTTAAGTCAATTTTGGGTCAAGGAGGAGGATATGGCAAAAGTCATATTGCCTGAAGTCGGAGAAGGGGCCCGGGAAGCCACCATATCTTACTGGCATTTCGAGGAAGGAGACAGGATAGAGGAAGGCGAAGACCTTGTGGAGATCGCCACGGACAAGTCCGCTATCAACGTGCCGGCTCCGTGCTCCGGGGTACTGACCGAAGTCTATTTTGAAGAGGGTGATATTGTCGAGGTCGGAGAAGTGCTCGCCAATATCGAAGAGGAAGAAGCGCTTTTTGAAGAGGAGGAATAAGGTAAATTAGATGCACGAAGCTAACAGGCTTAAAAGATTACCGCTGTATCTTTTCACTATCCTTGACGAGCTGAAAGAGAAGGCTAAGGCCCAGGGTACCGAGGTCATTGACCTCGGCATGGGCAGTCCCGACCTGCCGCCGGCCCGCCATATAGTGGATGAATTATGCGAGCAGACCAAGCACGTCATCAACCACCGCTATTCGAGGCCTACAGGAGACGTCGAAAATGCCTTCAAGAAAGCGATAGCGGATTGGTACAAGAAAAAGTTCAACGTCGACCTCGACCCGAGGACGGAAGTCCTGCCGCTTATAGGGTCTAAGGAAGGCATCGCGAACTTATGCCTCACGTTCCTCAACAACGACGATATAGCTATAGTGCCGAGCCCGGGATATACCGTGCATTTCAACGGGCCGATCATGGCCGGCGGCATATTATACAGCTTGCCGATAAGCAAGGAGAACGGGTACAAGCCGGACTTAAAGAGCCTCGGCCGGGAGATAACCAGGATGGCCAAGATACTTTTCCTGAGCTATCCGCATAATCCCACCACAGCTGTCGCCGACCTGGCTTATCTTGAAAGCGTCGTCGATTGGGCCAAAGACAAGGATATAATAATAGCTTACGACAACGCCTATTCTGACTTTGTCTTTGAGGGGCCGCCTGCCCCGAGCATACTCCAGGTAAAAGGGGCTAAAGATAAATGCGTGGAGTTCCACACGCTGTCCAAGTCGTATAACATGGCGGGGTGGAGGATAGGCACGGTCGTCGGAAACTCCAATATCATACGCTCCCTTGAAAAGACAAAGAGCTACATAGACTTCGGCCTTTTCCGGCCGATACAATACGCCGCTATAAAGGCGTTGACCGGCCCTCAGGACTGCGTAAAGGAACTCGTTGCGACATATAAGAAGAGAAGGGATGTCTTTGTCGACGGGCTTAACAAGGCCGGCTGGGAGATCGACAAGCCGCAAGGGACTTTTTATGTCTGGGCCCACATCCCTCCCAAGTACAACGCTCTTACATCTATGGAATTTTGCGCGCTTCTGGTAGAGGAAGCGGGCGTCGTATCTTCCCCGGGGACGGGCTTCGGAGAATTCGGAGAAGGTTTCGTGAGGTTCGCCCTCGTGGAACCCGAAGACAAACTTAAGATAGCCGTCGACAGGATAAAGAAACTCCTGGAGAAGAAAGACTAAACGCATTCTTTAAGTTGCCATACGATACGCCCGCCAGGATAACGGCGGGCGTATTTCATTGGAGGCCTATGTCGGCGAAGAAAAGGGTCCTGTTGCTTTATATCTCGGTCAACTCCGGCCACCAGAGGGCCGCGCTGGCCATCGAGAAGGCGCTGCGGCTCCTGGCTCCCGAAGCGGAGATCCTTGCCGTAAACTCCTTCAATTACACGAACCCGCTCGTCGAGAAAGTCATAAACAGGACCTACCTGGGAGTGATAAAGAACAAGCCTGAAGTCTGGGAATACCTCTACGACAACCCGAAAGTCTTCCGGAGCCTGGGGAGATTGCGCGATTCCATACATAAGTTCAATTCCGGGAAACTGAAGATCCTCCTCGATGAGTTCAAGCCGGACGTCATCGCCTGCACCCAGGCGTTCCCTTGCGGGATGATCGCGGATTATAAGACGTCATTCGGGTTGAAAGTGCCGCTTATCGGCGTGCTCACCGACTGCTACCCGCATTCCTACTGGTTCTTCGATTCGGTCGATCATTATATCGTCAATTCCGAGGCGGCGACAAAAAGACTGATTGAACACGGCATCCCCAGGGAAAAGATAAAGGATTACGGCATCCCGATAGACCCGAAGTTTACCGAGAATGTCGATGACGAGGTCGTAAGGAAGAAACTCGGGCTTAATCCGGGATTGCCGACGGTCTTGATAATGGGCGGCAACCAGGGGCTCGGACCGCTCGCGGAACTCGTGAACGAGCTGAACAGGATCTCGTGCCCCCTCCAGCTGATCGTCGTGGCCGGAAGCAATAAGCGGCTTTTCGACTGGCTGGAGAGGAAGAAACGGTTGCTAAGGTTCAAGATGGTTGTCTACGGTTTCACCTCCGAAGTCACCGAGCTGATGTCGGTCTCGACTCTTATAGTGACGAAACCGGGCGGGCTTACGATA
The nucleotide sequence above comes from Candidatus Omnitrophota bacterium. Encoded proteins:
- a CDS encoding biotin/lipoyl-binding protein produces the protein MAKVILPEVGEGAREATISYWHFEEGDRIEEGEDLVEIATDKSAINVPAPCSGVLTEVYFEEGDIVEVGEVLANIEEEEALFEEEE
- a CDS encoding glycosyltransferase yields the protein MSAKKRVLLLYISVNSGHQRAALAIEKALRLLAPEAEILAVNSFNYTNPLVEKVINRTYLGVIKNKPEVWEYLYDNPKVFRSLGRLRDSIHKFNSGKLKILLDEFKPDVIACTQAFPCGMIADYKTSFGLKVPLIGVLTDCYPHSYWFFDSVDHYIVNSEAATKRLIEHGIPREKIKDYGIPIDPKFTENVDDEVVRKKLGLNPGLPTVLIMGGNQGLGPLAELVNELNRISCPLQLIVVAGSNKRLFDWLERKKRLLRFKMVVYGFTSEVTELMSVSTLIVTKPGGLTISEALSKELPIIILNPIPGQEAKNTEYLTSEGAAVKADSAADAALLTEMLLVNKSKLEHMRGNARRIAKPRSSTDIARLILECANS
- a CDS encoding aminotransferase class I/II-fold pyridoxal phosphate-dependent enzyme, encoding MHEANRLKRLPLYLFTILDELKEKAKAQGTEVIDLGMGSPDLPPARHIVDELCEQTKHVINHRYSRPTGDVENAFKKAIADWYKKKFNVDLDPRTEVLPLIGSKEGIANLCLTFLNNDDIAIVPSPGYTVHFNGPIMAGGILYSLPISKENGYKPDLKSLGREITRMAKILFLSYPHNPTTAVADLAYLESVVDWAKDKDIIIAYDNAYSDFVFEGPPAPSILQVKGAKDKCVEFHTLSKSYNMAGWRIGTVVGNSNIIRSLEKTKSYIDFGLFRPIQYAAIKALTGPQDCVKELVATYKKRRDVFVDGLNKAGWEIDKPQGTFYVWAHIPPKYNALTSMEFCALLVEEAGVVSSPGTGFGEFGEGFVRFALVEPEDKLKIAVDRIKKLLEKKD